From a region of the Citricoccus muralis genome:
- a CDS encoding glycosyltransferase family 87 protein: MSLRTPAPGPRKAGAAPSTIPGGHDAGRPLPASVPSRADGLVRRMRELLGGPVGRHTVPGRMTGTFFTPMRVLILLTTLSAIVAVLLKSPCRLSGWGQPTVYYAGCYSDWSALYGGRGFAEDPFAPFAAGASFEYPVLMSVVASIAAVISQTLPFSDLNPSLAYWDVNFVFTAVLWIITVVVTAKSAGRRPWDALMVAVAPGIILAGSVNWDLWAVALLAVGMWLFGGRRPLLAGIFFGLGAAMKLYPLLILGALLILAVRSLKWAPFLWAALGTVAAWLAVNLPMMIGNVQAWSVFFTFSGERGPGLSSIWHAWDVTMGKIGGPTINAEQLSLLAYGAFFACCCAIFALGVLCRYRPRVAHLTFLIVAAFVLCNKVYSPQFVIWLIPLAALAAPRWRDFLIWQFLEVLHFWAIWMYLAKGASGSEVQHSLDDTFYVLAILGHMAATAYLMFRVVEQMLNPWEDPVRASLPGGRIWRTGNAGQGRVAAAARLESLGFDPSEARRLPVDDPLGGLYDDAPDRAPWLLKAHAPVR, encoded by the coding sequence ATGAGCCTGCGCACCCCGGCCCCCGGCCCGCGGAAGGCCGGGGCCGCCCCGTCCACCATCCCCGGAGGTCACGACGCCGGCCGCCCGCTCCCGGCCTCCGTCCCGTCCCGCGCGGACGGCCTGGTGCGCCGGATGCGAGAGCTGCTCGGTGGACCGGTCGGCCGGCACACCGTCCCCGGGCGGATGACGGGCACGTTCTTCACCCCGATGCGGGTCCTGATCCTGCTGACCACCCTCTCGGCGATCGTCGCCGTCCTGTTGAAGTCCCCCTGCCGGCTGAGCGGCTGGGGTCAGCCCACCGTGTACTACGCCGGCTGCTACTCGGACTGGTCAGCCCTCTACGGCGGCCGCGGCTTCGCGGAGGACCCGTTCGCCCCCTTTGCCGCGGGCGCGAGCTTTGAGTACCCGGTGCTGATGTCCGTGGTGGCCTCGATCGCGGCGGTGATCTCCCAGACACTGCCGTTCTCGGACCTCAACCCCTCGCTGGCCTACTGGGACGTGAACTTCGTGTTCACCGCGGTGTTGTGGATCATCACCGTGGTGGTCACGGCCAAGTCCGCCGGACGGCGGCCCTGGGACGCACTCATGGTGGCCGTGGCCCCGGGCATCATCCTGGCCGGCTCCGTGAACTGGGACCTGTGGGCGGTCGCGCTGCTGGCGGTGGGGATGTGGCTGTTCGGAGGCCGCAGGCCCCTGCTGGCCGGGATCTTCTTCGGCCTCGGTGCCGCCATGAAGCTCTACCCGCTGCTGATCCTCGGTGCCTTGCTCATCCTGGCGGTCCGCTCCCTGAAGTGGGCGCCGTTCCTCTGGGCCGCACTGGGTACTGTGGCGGCCTGGCTGGCGGTCAACCTGCCCATGATGATCGGCAACGTCCAGGCGTGGAGTGTGTTCTTCACCTTCTCCGGGGAGCGTGGCCCGGGACTGAGCTCGATCTGGCATGCGTGGGACGTCACCATGGGCAAGATCGGCGGGCCGACCATCAACGCCGAGCAACTGTCCCTGCTGGCCTACGGTGCCTTCTTCGCCTGTTGCTGTGCCATCTTCGCCCTGGGCGTCCTGTGCCGTTACCGGCCACGGGTGGCCCACCTGACCTTTCTGATCGTGGCCGCGTTCGTGCTGTGCAACAAGGTGTACTCACCCCAGTTCGTCATCTGGCTCATCCCCCTGGCGGCGCTCGCCGCCCCGCGCTGGCGCGACTTCCTGATCTGGCAGTTCCTGGAGGTCCTGCATTTCTGGGCCATCTGGATGTACCTGGCGAAGGGGGCCTCCGGCTCAGAGGTCCAGCACTCCCTGGACGACACGTTCTACGTGCTGGCCATCCTCGGCCACATGGCCGCCACCGCCTACCTGATGTTCCGGGTGGTGGAGCAGATGCTGAATCCCTGGGAGGACCCGGTACGGGCCTCCCTCCCCGGCGGGCGGATCTGGCGGACTGGAAACGCCGGACAGGGGCGGGTGGCGGCCGCCGCCCGGCTGGAATCGCTCGGCTTCGACCCCTCCGAAGCTCGCAGGCTCCCCGTGGACGACCCGTTGGGAGGGCTCTACGACGATGCCCCCGACCGGGCACCCTGGCTGCTCAAGGCCCACGCCCCAGTACGGTAG
- a CDS encoding inositol-3-phosphate synthase: MSKNPIRVAIAGVGNCATSLIQGVEYYRNASVDEKVPGLMHVKFGDYHVDDLEFVAAFDVDAKKVGVELSEALTASENNTIKIADVPATQVTVQRGPTLDGLGKYYRETIEESDAEPVDVVQILKDTQADVIVCYLPVGSEEAAKFYAQAAIDAKVAFVNALPVFIAGTPAWAEKFTSAGVPIVGDDIKSQIGATITHRVMAKLFEDRGVTLDRTYQLNVGGNMDFKNMLERERLESKKISKTQAVTSNTSAKLGEDDVHIGPSDYVSWLDDRKWAFVRLEGRNFGDAPVSLEYKLEVWDSPNSAGVIIDAVRAAKIALDRGIGGPILSASSYFMKSPPVQHHDDEAHELVEAFIRGEIER, encoded by the coding sequence GTGTCTAAGAACCCGATTCGTGTGGCCATTGCGGGCGTGGGAAACTGCGCCACCTCGCTGATCCAGGGGGTGGAGTACTACCGCAACGCCTCCGTGGACGAGAAGGTCCCCGGACTCATGCACGTGAAGTTCGGCGACTATCACGTGGATGACCTCGAGTTCGTGGCCGCCTTCGACGTGGACGCCAAGAAGGTCGGCGTGGAGCTCTCCGAGGCCCTGACCGCCTCCGAGAACAACACCATCAAGATCGCCGACGTCCCCGCCACCCAGGTGACCGTGCAGCGCGGCCCCACCCTGGACGGTCTCGGGAAGTACTACCGCGAGACCATCGAGGAGTCGGACGCCGAGCCGGTCGACGTGGTCCAGATCCTCAAGGACACCCAGGCCGACGTCATCGTCTGCTACCTCCCGGTCGGCTCGGAGGAGGCGGCCAAGTTCTACGCCCAGGCCGCCATCGACGCGAAGGTCGCGTTCGTCAACGCGCTGCCCGTCTTCATTGCGGGCACCCCGGCCTGGGCCGAGAAGTTCACCTCCGCCGGCGTGCCGATCGTGGGCGATGACATCAAGTCCCAGATCGGCGCCACCATCACCCACCGCGTGATGGCCAAGCTCTTCGAGGATCGCGGCGTCACCCTGGACCGCACCTACCAGCTGAACGTCGGCGGCAACATGGACTTCAAGAACATGCTCGAGCGCGAGCGCCTGGAGTCCAAGAAGATCTCGAAGACACAAGCCGTCACCTCCAACACCTCCGCGAAGCTCGGCGAGGATGACGTCCACATCGGCCCCTCGGACTACGTGTCCTGGCTGGATGACCGCAAGTGGGCCTTCGTCCGCCTCGAGGGCCGCAACTTCGGCGACGCCCCCGTCTCCCTCGAGTACAAGCTCGAGGTCTGGGACTCCCCGAACTCCGCCGGCGTCATCATCGACGCCGTCCGTGCGGCCAAGATCGCCCTGGACCGCGGCATCGGCGGGCCGATCCTCTCGGCCTCGTCCTACTTCATGAAGTCCCCGCCGGTCCAGCACCATGACGATGAGGCCCACGAGCTCGTGGAGGCCTTCATCCGCGGCGAGATCGAGCGCTGA
- a CDS encoding formate--tetrahydrofolate ligase gives MNDAEISAAATLEPVADVAHRAGIPADALIPYGHYMAKVDTRRLPEPPATPGRVVLVTGISPTPAGEGKSTVTVGLTDGLNLLSQAEDAPVDWAGRTAIAALREPSLGPVFGMKGGATGGGYAQVVPMENINLHFTGDFHAITAAHNLLCALVDNHLHRGNALGLDPRTISIKRALDTNDRALRETIIGLGGRSEGVPRENGFEITVATETMAVFCLATDLEDLKDRLSRMIIGRTRDQRPVTVGDLGPNGAQGAMAVLLKDALRPNLVQTLGGSAAFVHGGPFANIAHGANSITATNTARRLSDVVVTEAGFGADLGGQKFMDITSVAGGFPPAASVIVATVRALKLNGGMALQELDRNTGDAEQQHLEALEAGVANLARHIENMAAYGVPVVVAINRFPQDTEAELDWLTAWCARRGVPAAVAEVWARGGAGALDVARRLLEVLPSEKAGSGWHSLWTENMTVADRIEAVVTQIYGGSAVEYAPAAAQQLVQLAEEGWDHLPVCMAKTQYSFTDDPAVLGAPSDFTVLVRELLLRPGAGFVVALTGAVMTMPGLPKEPAADFMDVDADGNVTGLF, from the coding sequence ATGAACGACGCCGAGATCTCCGCGGCCGCGACGCTCGAACCGGTGGCGGACGTCGCCCACCGGGCCGGGATCCCCGCCGACGCGCTCATCCCCTACGGGCACTACATGGCCAAGGTGGACACCCGCCGCCTCCCGGAGCCCCCCGCCACGCCCGGCAGGGTCGTTCTGGTCACCGGCATCAGCCCGACGCCGGCCGGTGAGGGCAAATCGACCGTCACCGTCGGCCTCACGGACGGCCTGAACCTCCTGTCGCAGGCCGAGGACGCCCCGGTAGACTGGGCCGGCAGGACCGCGATCGCCGCACTCCGTGAGCCGTCCCTGGGCCCCGTGTTCGGCATGAAGGGCGGCGCCACCGGCGGCGGGTACGCGCAGGTGGTACCGATGGAGAACATTAACCTGCACTTCACGGGCGACTTCCACGCCATCACCGCGGCGCACAACCTGCTCTGCGCCCTCGTGGACAACCACCTGCACCGGGGCAATGCCCTCGGCCTCGATCCCCGCACCATCTCGATCAAGCGGGCACTGGACACGAATGACCGCGCCCTCCGTGAGACGATCATCGGCCTCGGCGGTCGTTCCGAAGGGGTCCCCCGGGAGAACGGTTTCGAGATCACGGTGGCCACCGAGACCATGGCGGTGTTCTGCCTGGCCACCGATCTCGAGGACCTCAAGGACCGGTTGTCCCGCATGATCATCGGCCGGACCCGGGATCAGCGGCCGGTCACGGTCGGGGACCTGGGCCCGAACGGCGCGCAGGGGGCCATGGCGGTGCTGCTCAAGGACGCGCTCCGCCCCAACCTCGTGCAGACCCTGGGCGGTTCGGCCGCCTTCGTCCACGGCGGGCCCTTCGCCAACATCGCGCACGGGGCCAACTCCATCACCGCCACCAACACCGCCCGGAGGCTGTCCGACGTGGTGGTCACCGAGGCCGGCTTCGGCGCGGACCTGGGCGGTCAGAAGTTCATGGACATCACCTCCGTGGCCGGAGGATTCCCGCCGGCGGCCAGCGTCATCGTCGCCACGGTGCGGGCACTCAAACTCAACGGCGGGATGGCCCTGCAGGAGCTGGACCGGAACACCGGGGACGCGGAACAGCAGCACCTCGAGGCCCTGGAGGCCGGCGTCGCGAACCTGGCCCGGCACATCGAGAACATGGCCGCCTACGGGGTTCCCGTGGTCGTGGCCATCAACCGCTTCCCCCAGGACACCGAAGCTGAACTGGACTGGCTCACCGCCTGGTGCGCGCGCCGGGGCGTGCCCGCCGCGGTGGCCGAGGTCTGGGCCCGCGGCGGGGCGGGCGCCCTGGACGTGGCCCGCCGGCTCCTCGAGGTCCTACCGTCCGAAAAGGCGGGCTCCGGCTGGCATTCCCTCTGGACCGAGAACATGACGGTCGCGGACCGGATCGAGGCCGTGGTGACCCAGATCTACGGCGGATCCGCCGTGGAGTACGCGCCCGCCGCCGCCCAGCAGCTCGTCCAACTGGCCGAGGAGGGCTGGGACCACCTGCCCGTGTGCATGGCCAAGACCCAGTACTCGTTCACTGACGACCCGGCGGTGCTGGGGGCGCCCAGCGACTTCACCGTCCTGGTGCGTGAGCTCCTGCTGCGGCCGGGTGCCGGCTTCGTGGTCGCCCTGACCGGGGCGGTCATGACCATGCCCGGGCTGCCGAAGGAGCCGGCGGCCGACTTCATGGACGTGGACGCGGACGGCAACGTCACCGGGCTGTTCTGA
- a CDS encoding HD domain-containing protein, whose amino-acid sequence MNPTAPSSPSPGTPATAGVQPPGTGLADLVDQTDLVALPVGFPTGAGLPPVVLELGRLFEAAGHELSLVGGPVRDLFLGRVSPDLDFTTDADPDTTLRIARKWADAHWDIGRKFGTIGFSKGGWQLEVTTYRAEKYDRDSRKPQVAFGDSLDEDLLRRDFTVNAMAIRLPSLELVDLFGGVKDLAAGRLRTPGTPEDSFSDDPLRMMRAARFASQLGIGVDPSVVEAMTAMAERITIISAERVRDELVKLVNGSHPRPGLNLLVDTGLAEHVLPELPALKLETDEHHRHKDVYEHSLTVLEQAMGHEYPAELEEQWAAEHPEAPGAETAGTGEDSDGEAETERFAPPSGTYAPAPDFVLRFAALMHDVGKPATRRFEPNGAVTFRHHDVVGAKLVKQRMRALKFDNDTIKAVARLVELHMRFYGYGDAGWTDSAVRRYVNDAGPVLPRLHALTRSDVTTRNRRKAERLAFAYDDLERRMVEIAEKEELQAVRPDLDGSQVMQILGIKPGPVVGRAYKHLLEYRLDEGPHDEETATAELLRWWAEQPESSS is encoded by the coding sequence ATGAATCCCACCGCCCCCTCCTCTCCTTCGCCCGGCACGCCCGCCACCGCCGGCGTCCAGCCCCCCGGCACCGGCCTAGCCGACCTCGTTGACCAAACCGACCTCGTCGCCTTGCCCGTGGGGTTCCCGACCGGTGCCGGCCTGCCCCCCGTGGTGCTGGAACTGGGCCGGCTGTTCGAGGCCGCTGGACACGAGCTGTCCCTGGTGGGCGGCCCAGTCCGTGACCTGTTCCTCGGCCGGGTGTCCCCGGACCTGGACTTCACCACTGACGCTGATCCGGACACCACCCTGAGGATCGCCCGGAAATGGGCGGATGCGCACTGGGACATCGGCCGGAAGTTCGGCACCATCGGCTTCTCGAAGGGTGGGTGGCAACTCGAGGTCACCACGTACCGCGCCGAGAAGTACGACCGCGACTCCCGCAAGCCGCAGGTCGCCTTCGGGGACTCCCTCGACGAGGACCTGCTGCGCCGCGATTTCACCGTCAACGCGATGGCCATCCGGTTGCCCTCCCTGGAACTCGTGGACCTGTTCGGCGGGGTCAAGGACCTGGCGGCCGGACGGCTGCGCACGCCCGGCACCCCTGAGGATTCCTTCTCCGATGATCCCCTGCGGATGATGCGGGCCGCCCGGTTCGCCTCCCAGCTGGGCATCGGCGTGGACCCCTCCGTGGTGGAGGCCATGACCGCCATGGCAGAGCGGATCACGATCATTTCTGCCGAACGCGTCCGGGACGAGTTGGTCAAGCTGGTCAACGGTTCCCATCCGCGGCCCGGCCTCAACCTGCTCGTGGACACCGGCCTGGCCGAGCACGTGCTGCCCGAGCTGCCGGCCCTGAAGCTGGAGACGGACGAGCACCACCGCCACAAGGACGTCTACGAACACTCGCTGACGGTTCTGGAACAGGCGATGGGCCATGAGTATCCCGCCGAGCTCGAGGAGCAGTGGGCGGCGGAGCACCCGGAGGCGCCGGGTGCCGAGACAGCCGGGACAGGCGAGGATAGCGATGGCGAGGCGGAGACGGAACGGTTCGCGCCGCCGTCGGGCACCTATGCTCCCGCACCGGACTTCGTCCTGCGCTTCGCGGCGTTGATGCACGACGTCGGCAAGCCGGCGACCCGGCGCTTCGAACCGAACGGTGCGGTCACCTTCCGGCACCACGACGTGGTGGGGGCCAAGCTGGTCAAGCAGCGGATGCGCGCGCTGAAGTTCGACAACGACACGATCAAGGCGGTGGCCCGGCTGGTCGAGCTGCACATGAGGTTCTACGGCTACGGTGACGCCGGCTGGACGGATTCGGCTGTTCGTCGGTATGTCAACGACGCCGGCCCGGTGCTGCCGCGACTTCACGCCCTGACCCGCTCGGACGTCACCACGCGCAACCGCCGGAAGGCCGAGCGGCTGGCGTTCGCGTATGACGACCTGGAACGTCGCATGGTGGAGATCGCCGAGAAGGAGGAGCTCCAGGCGGTGCGTCCGGACCTGGACGGATCCCAGGTCATGCAGATTCTAGGCATCAAGCCCGGGCCCGTGGTGGGGCGCGCCTACAAACACCTGCTGGAGTACCGCCTCGACGAGGGGCCGCACGACGAGGAGACGGCCACGGCCGAGCTGTTGCGCTGGTGGGCCGAGCAGCCGGAGTCGTCCTCCTGA
- a CDS encoding NUDIX hydrolase, with translation MAHPVPSAPKRTPLTASVGRRVPRRPGQPGTPGESAQSSLPTVEEISAGGLVVRRFGGRLEVAIIARYNRGGRLEWCLPKGHPEGVETHGEAAIREVEEETGIAGHILASLGSIDYWFTVSSHRVHKTVHHYLLQATGGELTTENDPDHEAVDVAWVGLDVLNAKLSFPNERRIVDLARDVLPEYEGRFPDLSDSER, from the coding sequence ATGGCTCACCCCGTTCCGAGCGCCCCCAAGCGCACTCCGCTCACCGCATCGGTGGGCCGGCGTGTGCCCCGGCGCCCGGGACAACCGGGCACGCCCGGCGAGTCGGCGCAGAGCTCTCTGCCCACGGTGGAGGAGATCTCCGCCGGCGGACTGGTGGTGCGCCGGTTCGGCGGCCGGCTCGAGGTCGCCATCATCGCCCGCTACAACCGCGGCGGCCGGCTGGAGTGGTGCCTGCCCAAGGGCCATCCGGAGGGCGTCGAGACCCACGGCGAGGCGGCCATCCGTGAGGTCGAGGAGGAGACTGGGATCGCCGGGCACATCCTGGCGTCTCTGGGATCCATCGACTACTGGTTCACCGTGTCCAGTCACCGCGTGCATAAGACCGTGCACCACTACCTGCTGCAGGCCACCGGTGGCGAGCTGACCACGGAGAACGACCCGGACCATGAGGCCGTGGACGTGGCCTGGGTCGGCCTGGACGTGCTCAACGCCAAGCTGTCCTTCCCGAACGAACGCCGGATTGTGGACCTCGCGCGCGACGTGCTCCCCGAGTATGAGGGCAGGTTCCCGGACCTGTCGGACTCCGAGCGGTGA